The Helianthus annuus cultivar XRQ/B chromosome 16, HanXRQr2.0-SUNRISE, whole genome shotgun sequence genome includes a window with the following:
- the LOC110915981 gene encoding uncharacterized protein At5g48480, with protein sequence MATEVNDGAVAAGEVNGAAVEKTVTFTAVKPRLFVEALKVGDAVAFYKAAFGAEEVNRVNHPKRKADQELPVLISAEIKLANSSFLVSDVSEDSTATDKAVGSGLVFCLETEDIEAAVDAAVKAGAVADGEISEGEGACCGGRVGKVKDPYGVVWAICTPIAKKCGDVEA encoded by the exons ATGGCGACGGAAGTTAACGACGGAGCTGTGGCCGCCGGGGAGGTTAACGGTGCCGCGGTGGAGAAGACTGTGACGTTCACGGCGGTGAAGCCGCGCTTGTTCGTGGAGGCGTTGAAGGTTGGAGATGCGGTTGCGTTTTACAAAGCTGCGTTTGGTGCTGAGGAGGTGAATCGTGTGAATCATCCGAAGCGGAAGGCTGATCAGGAGCTTCCGGTTCTGATTTCTGCTGAGATTAAGCTCGCTAACTCGAGTTTTCTTGTTTCTGATGTTTCTGAGGATTCTACCGCTAC TGATAAAGCGGTGGGGTCCGGACTGGTTTTCTGCCTAGAGACCGAGGACATTGAAGCTGCTGTGGACGCAGCAGTTAAGGCTGGTGCAGTTGCCGATGGTGAAATTAGCGAGGGTGAAGGCGCGTGCTGTGGTGGGCGCGTGGGTAAAGTGAAGGACCCGTACGGCGTCGTCTGGGCAATCTGCACTCCTATTGCTAAAAAGTGTGGTGACGTGGAGGCTTAA
- the LOC110919247 gene encoding uncharacterized protein LOC110919247, which translates to MAKMKKAGNPVTNRAAIKKLLDSLPKEWSLQCMMIKKDFLNNPNPVTLSDLINTLRAFEMDVNKREMNTAGYQPKATQPSAGLKNVAFLASGGITPQASDLIYANASASASKAPQLVEKIITVDTQALKVSTKNVALFNTFLSSYEALMSGELKKEMFTAEDMYQKFQDKTGKRLGLGKAGFDKSKLRCYNCKNLGHFKRDCPLLKEGNSETTPAVKQITVEENKNNASPSTPKALVVEDYDWSEEITEAKEQVNKALMAKISGESSARKFEKQTAGIPTGDNDADKGLKSILSSVKPDDQAEKSVAEETSEKGKDKVQATAMKADSSKEKADKDLNKLQKWFRMLMEYIWHVDSGCSRHMTGLRELLKNFRFIDGDFLSFAGDEKGGKIVGVGDVVSEALTLENVNYVPELCYNLMSVSQVCDKGISVLFNDMECLFLKPGYVVPAEMIMLTAPRQNNTYVLNMKNAKTNDNLTCLISKASESESLLWHRRLGHGKQHKKPHKSKAVNTISAPLQLLHMDLFGPISVKSLAKSSYCLVVTDDYSRFSWVYFLEAKSETAEVLKSFIPLIENVIKLKVKSIRSDNGSEFKNQTFISFCAEKGIHLQYSAARTPQQNGVAERKNRTLIEAARTMLVDSKLPIIFWAEAVNTACYVLNRVLIVKPHGKTAYELLFKRKPLIDFFRPFGCSCTLLNTQENLVKFEAVGDICYFMGYSSTQKAYRVYNKRTKMVIESYYVDFQEGNYTNTGSTPDWFYDVGVIFNNFEIPEIVSDPEPVEDTQVEPLFDSSDIGLTPFTTRLSPSSADPILAANVNEPTQEDDPPVIYMDEHFTNLPQQIESLTNAGYKTNRNHLLENVIGAVEEGVRTRGQSASINKGLFAAFLSQSVPRDIEDAI; encoded by the exons ATGGCCAAAATGAAGAAGGCAGGAAATCCTGTTACCAATCGTGCTGCAATAAAGAAGCTGCTTGATTCACTCCCCAAGGAATGGAGCCTGCAatgcatgatgatcaagaaggatttCCTCAACAATCCTAATCCTGTCACTCTGTCAGATCTGATTAACACCCTAAGAGCCTTTGAAATGGATGTTAACAAGAGAGAAATGAACACTGCTGGATATCAACCTAAGGCAACTCAACCTTCAGCTGGATTGAAGAATGTGGCATTTCTTGCTTCAGGGGGCATCACTCCACAAGCTTCTGACCTAATTTATGCAAACGCTTCCGCAAGCGCATCAAAAGCCCCACAACTTGTTGAGAAGATCATCACTGTTGACACTCAAGCGTTGAAAGTATCCACTAAAAATGTGGCACTCTTCAACACATTTCTGAGCAGCTACGAAGCCCTAATGTCTGGGGAACTGAAAAAGGAGATGTTCACTgctgaagacatgtatcag aaatttcaagacaagACAGGCAAGCGTTTGGGTCTTGGAAAGGCTGGCTTTGACAAATCTAAGCTGAGGTGCTACAACTGCAAGAATCTAGGACACTTCAAGCGCGATTGTCCTCTGTTGAAAGAAGGAAACAGTGAAACTACTCCTGCTGTTAAGCAAATCACAGTTGAAGAGAACAAAAACAATGCATCTCCCAGCACGCCAAAGGCTTTAGTTGTTGAAGactatgattggagtgaagagATCACTGAAGCAAAGGAGCAAGTTAACaaagccctgatggccaagatcTCAGGTGAATCATCTGCAAGGAAGTTTGAGAAGCAGACAGCTGGAATTCCAACTGGAGACAATGATGCTGACAAAGGACTGAAAAGCATTCTTTCTTCAGTAAAGCCTGATGACCAAGCAGAAAAGTCTGTTGCTGAAGAAACATCTGAGAAAGGGAAAGATAAGGTCCAAGCTACAGCCATGAAagcagattcatcaaaagagaaGGCTGACAAGGACTTGAATAAACTTCAGAAATGGTTTCGAATGCTCATGGAATACATCTGGCATGTCGACAGCGGATGCTCAAGACACATGACAGGGTTGAGGGAACTATTGAAGAACTTCCGCTTTATTGATGGAGATTTCTTGTCTTTCGCTGGCGACGAAAAGGGAGGGAAGATTGTTGGAGTAGGAGATGTAGTGTCCGAAGCCCTCACGCTGgaaaatgtcaactatgttccTGAGCTGTGCTATAATCTCATGAGCGTCTCTCAAGTGTGTGATAAAGGAATCTCGGTGTTGTTCAATGACATGGAATGCTTGTTCCTGAAGCCCGGTTATGTTGTTCCTGCAGAAATGATCATGCTCACTGCTCCAAGACAGAACAACACATATGTGCTCAACatgaaaaatgccaagacaaatgACAACTTGACATGCTTAATTTCTAAAGCTTCAGAATCGGAGTCACTGCTTTGGCATAGACGACTGGGGCAT GGAAAGCAGCATAAGAAACCTCACAAGTCCAAAGCAGTGAACACGATTTCTGCACCACTTCAATTGttgcacatggatcttttcggtcctatcagtgttaaaagtcttgctaaaagCTCTTATTGTTTGGTTGTAACAGATGATTACTCTCGGTTTTCGTGGGTATATTTTCTTGAAGCAAAGAGCGAGACAGCTGAAGTGTTAAAATCATTCATTCCCCTGATAGAGAACGTGATCAAGCTGAAAGTGAAGTCTATAAGAAGCGACAACGGGTCTGAATTCAAAAATCAGACCTTCATATCATTCTGTGCAGAAAAAGGAATTCATCTTCAATATAGTGCAGCCAGaactccccaacaaaatggagttgctgaACGCAAGAATAGAACGCTGATCGaagctgcaagaaccatgttggtggACTCCAAGCTTCCAATTATCTTCTGGGCTGAAGCAGTTAATACGGCATGCTATGTTCTGAACAGGGTGCTCATCGTGAAACCTCATGGAAAGACAGCATACGAGCTTCTCTTCAAAAGAAAGCCACTTATAGATTTCTTCAGGCCATTCGGATGTTCGTGCACTCTTTTGAACACTCAAGAAAATCTCGTCAAATTTGAAGCAGTGGGTGATATCTGCTACTTTATGGGGTATTCATCCACACAGAAGGCCTACCGTGTTTACAACAAACGAACAAAAATGGTGATTGAATCGTACTACGTGGACTTTCAAGAAGGAAATTACACCAACACTGGCAGCACTCCTGACTGGTTCTATGATGTGGGTGTGATCTTTAATAACTTTGAAATTCCGGAGATTGTATCAGACCCTGAGCCAGTCGAGGACACTCAAGTTGAACCATTGTTTGACTCGTCTGACATTGGTTTGACTCCTTTCACCACCCGCTTGTCTCCATCATCAGCTGATCCGATTCTGGCT gcgaATGTAAATGAGCCAACTCAAGAAGATGATCCACCAGTAATTTACATGGACGAACACTTCACCAACCTTCCGCAGCAAATCGAATCTCTGACAAATGCCGGATACAAGACAAATAGAAATCATCTTCTTGAAAATGTCATCGGCGCTGTAGAAGAAGGAGTACGTACTCGCGGGCAGTCAGCAAGCATCAACAAAGGTCTCTTTGCAGCTTTTCTATCACAATCAGTTCCACGTGACATCGAAGACGCTATTTAA